In Chloroflexota bacterium, the following proteins share a genomic window:
- a CDS encoding ribonuclease HI family protein — MEKAILYTDGASRGNPGPAAIGAVIKDGQGRVLGKISRRIGRTTNNQAEYQAVIAALEEAIRLGVAGVVIKSDSELVVEQINGRYRVKNPALKPLHQRVRELQSLFQSFAIASIPRRQNAEADRLSNAALD, encoded by the coding sequence ATCGAGAAAGCAATTTTATATACCGACGGGGCATCCAGGGGAAATCCCGGTCCCGCGGCAATTGGTGCCGTGATTAAAGACGGGCAGGGCAGGGTACTGGGGAAAATTTCCAGACGAATCGGAAGAACTACCAACAACCAGGCAGAGTACCAGGCCGTTATTGCTGCCCTTGAAGAAGCCATCCGTTTGGGTGTGGCCGGTGTTGTGATAAAATCCGATTCCGAGCTGGTAGTAGAGCAGATAAACGGTCGATACCGCGTGAAAAACCCGGCGCTCAAGCCATTGCACCAGCGGGTCAGGGAACTGCAGTCTTTATTTCAGAGTTTCGCCATTGCCTCCATACCAAGGCGTCAGAATGCGGAGGCGGACAGGCTAAGCAACGCGGCGCTGGACTGA
- a CDS encoding indolepyruvate oxidoreductase subunit beta, which produces MELNVLIAGVGGQGNLFASSILAGYLIEKGYRVLAVETIGAAQRGGSVVSHLRVSDAELYSPLIPAGKVDILMGFETIEMLRNFELLAGDGMYLLNDYKEPTVLCNMEMDIYPSDEEIQAALKKSGKKGYSIKATECARQIGGSLLTNVVMVGALCQVSPFFDSQEVKQVLAGKAPAKVKEQNLRAFEAGGSLIQEAMHKS; this is translated from the coding sequence ATGGAGTTAAACGTACTGATTGCGGGTGTCGGCGGGCAGGGCAACCTGTTTGCCTCAAGCATCCTCGCCGGATACCTGATAGAAAAAGGGTATCGGGTACTCGCCGTGGAGACAATAGGTGCCGCGCAGCGCGGCGGCTCCGTGGTATCGCATCTGCGGGTTTCCGATGCTGAGCTTTATTCACCACTCATCCCGGCAGGTAAGGTGGATATCCTTATGGGATTTGAGACTATCGAGATGCTGCGCAACTTCGAGCTGCTGGCCGGGGACGGCATGTACCTGCTCAACGACTACAAAGAGCCGACGGTGCTGTGCAATATGGAGATGGATATCTACCCCTCGGACGAGGAAATCCAGGCAGCGCTTAAGAAGTCGGGGAAGAAGGGCTACTCCATCAAGGCCACCGAATGCGCGCGGCAGATTGGCGGCAGCCTGCTGACCAACGTAGTTATGGTTGGTGCACTGTGTCAGGTATCGCCGTTCTTCGATAGCCAGGAAGTGAAGCAGGTGCTGGCGGGGAAAGCACCTGCCAAAGTGAAAGAACAAAACCTGCGGGCTTTTGAGGCCGGCGGTTCACTCATTCAGGAAGCGATGCATAAATCCTGA